A single region of the Lotus japonicus ecotype B-129 chromosome 4, LjGifu_v1.2 genome encodes:
- the LOC130711334 gene encoding protein NAR1 — protein sequence MSEKFSPALRIGDLNDFIAPSQACIVSLKGLKKPDKVEVSIANKQLKSEPVKISLKDCLACSGCVTSAETVMLEKQSLDEFLSNINTGKTVIVSLSPQSRASIAVHFGISPLQAFKKLTRFFKSLGVKAIFDTSCSRDLTLVESCVEFVTRYRQSQLVDDERSKSSLPMIASACPGWICYAEKQLGSFALPHISSVKSPQQTMGAIIKHYACKDMGLRPEEVYHVTVMPCYDKKLEASRDDFVFQLESHDEGHEGEINMISEVDSVLTTGEILELIQSKEVDFISLEEPPLDKLITNINEEGHLYGVHGSSGGYAETIFRYAAKTLFGKQIDEPLNFRNIRNSDFQEVTLEVEGKTVLKFALCYGFRNLQNIVRKLKIGKCDYHFLEIMACPSGCLNGGGQIKPKSGQSVKELSQLLESVYMQNVWVAPPLDNPVIKGLYDQWLEQPGSEKARRYMHTQYHPVEKSITSQLHNW from the exons ATGTCGGAGAAATTCTCACCAGCCCTTCGAATTGGAGATCTCAACGATTTCATTGCTCCCTCACAGGCATGCATAGTCTCCCTCAAGGGATTGAAAAAGCCCGATAAAGTCGAG GTCTCAATTGCCAACAAACAACTCAAGTCAGAACCTGTTAAAATTTCACTCAAGGACTGTTTGGCATGCAG TGGATGTGTCACATCAGCAGAGACAGTTATGCTGGAGAAGCAAAGCTTGGACGAGTTTCTGTCCAATATTAATACAGGAAAAACTGTTATTGTCTCCCTTTCTCCCCAGTCAAGGGCTTCTATTGCAGTTCATTTTGGCATTTCTCCACTTCAG GCTTTCAAAAAGCTGACAAGATTTTTTAAATCTTTGGGCGTGAAGGCAATTTTTGATACAAGTTGCAGTAGAGATTTGACCCTTGTTGAATCTTGTGTGGAATTTGTCACAAGATACAGACAGAGTCAATTGGTTGACGATGAGAGGAGTAAATCAAGCCTACCTATGATTGCATCAGCTTGCCCAG GTTGGATATGCTATGCAGAAAAGCAACTTGGGTCCTTTGCACTACCTCACATTTCATCAGTGAAAAGTCCCCAGCAAACAATGGGAGCAATCATCAAGCACTATGCATGCAAAGATATGGGACTAAG GCCAGAAGAAGTTTACCATGTGACAGTGATGCCTTGTTATGATAAAAAGCTTGAGGCTTCTAGGGATGATTTTGTTTTCCAATTGGAGTCCCATGATGAAGGGCATGAAGGTGAAATTAATATGATTTCGGAGGTAGATTCGGTGTTGACAACTGGAGAGATTTTGGAATTAATTCAG TCAAAAGAAGTTGATTTTATAAGCTTAGAGGAGCCTCCACTGGATAAACT GATAACAAATATTAATGAAGAAGGACACCTGTATGGGGTCCATGGAAGCTCTGGAGGTTATGCAGAAACAATTTTCCGATATGCTGCTAAAACACTTTTTGGGAAACAGATTGATGAGCCTTTGAACTTCAGGAACATTAGAAATTCAGATTTTCAGGAAGTTACTCTGGAG GTGGAGGGAAAAACAGTGTTGAAATTTGCTCTCTGTTATGGTTTCCGAAACTTGCAAAACATTGTACGGAAACTTAAAATTGGGAAATGTGATTATCATTTCCTTGAAATCATGGCATGCCCTTCAG GTTGCTTAAATGGGGGAGGTCAGATTAAACCGAAGTCAGGGCAATCTGTTAAAGAACTGAGTCAATTATTAGAATCGGTTTATATGCAAAAT GTTTGGGTAGCCCCACCACTCGACAATCCTGTTATTAAAGGCTTATATGACCAGTGGCTTGAGCAGCCTGGTTCTGAGAAAGCTAGGAGATACATGCACACACAATATCATCCTGTTGAGAAAAGCATTACTTCGCAGTTGCACAATTGGTGA
- the LOC130711335 gene encoding glucan endo-1,3-beta-glucosidase 12-like, with protein sequence MTSHMLKILIALPLLTLSFQASGEFLEWCIADEQTLDEELQRALDWACGKGGANCSKIQVNHPCYFPNTLRDHASYAFNNYYQRFKHKGASCYFNSAAITTDLDPSHGSCKFEFLP encoded by the exons ATGACTTCTCACATGCTCAAAATTTTGATTGCTCTGCCTCTTTTGACCCTATCTTTTCAAGCATCTG GAGAATTTTTGGAATGGTGCATAGCTGATGAGCAGACCCTAGATGAGGAGCTGCAAAGGGCCCTGGATTGGGCTTGTGGCAAAGGTGGAGCGAATTGCAGCAAGATTCAAGTGAACCATCCCTGTTACTTTCCAAATACCTTGAGGGACCATGCCTCTTATGCCTTCAACAATTACTATCAGAGGTTTAAGCACAAAGGAGCTTCTTGCTATTTCAATTCTGCTGCAATCACCACTGATCTTGACCCAA GCCATGGCTCATGCAAGTTTGAGTTTCTCCCATGA
- the LOC130711333 gene encoding cytochrome P450 71D8-like — MELTPSSLVITSLLFLLLWLAKISMQRIKGKSDVVHKLPPGPRKLPLIGNLHQLAVAGTLPHHALRDLACKYGPLMHLQLGEISAVVVSSPDMAKEIMHTHDLTFAQRPELLCSKILVYDSGDIIFAPYGDYWRQMRKLCKIELLSAKRVQSFSFIREGEVAKLIESIKLSASSGSPINLTKKTFSLISTFVSRAVFGKKSECEDELISLLKKGVELSGGFDIADLFPSRKGIHFITGMKSKLEHMHKELDKILENIINEHQSNQDKGETLVDVLLGIQQNEDLEFPITNDNIKAVIWDMFGAGTDTSATIIEWAMSELMKNPRVMEKAQAEIREAFRGKETLDETDVHKLSYLKLVIKETMRLHPPGALLLPRECREPCKIGGYEIPIKTKVIVNAWALGRDPNHWYDPEKFVPERFHDTSVDFKGNNFEYIPFGAGRRICPGILLGLANIELPLVALLYHFNWELPNGMDPEDLDMNETFGAAVGRKNNLYLIPIPYNYALHCDANVN; from the exons ATGGAACTCACACCTTCCTCCCTGGTAATTACCTCACTTCTCTTCTTGCTTCTTTGGCTTGCAAAGATTTCTATGCAGAGAATCAAAGGGAAGAGTGATGTGGTTCATAAGTTGCCCCCAGGGCCAAGGAAGTTGCCTCTAATAGGGAACCTACATCAACTGGCAGTGGCAGGAACACTTCCACACCATGCTCTTCGAGATCTAGCATGCAAATATGGACCTCTAATGCATCTTCAACTGGGAGAAATTTCTGCAGTGGTTGTATCATCCCCAGATATGGCAAAGGAGATAATGCATACACATGATCTCACTTTTGCGCAGAGGCCAGAACTACTTTGTTCTAAAATTTTGGTTTATGATTCAGGAGATATCATATTTGCTCCATATGGTGATTATTGGAGACAAATGAGGAAGTTATGTAAAATAGAGCTTCTGAGTGCCAAAAGGGTTCAATCTTTCTCCTTTATTCGAGAAGGTGAGGTGGCTAAGCTCATAGAATCCATCAAGTTATCAGCATCTTCAGGTTCACCAATCAATCTCACTAAAAAAACTTTCTCTTTGATAAGCACCTTTGTTTCAAGGGCAGTGTTTGGTAAAAAATCTGAGTGTGAAGATGAACTTATATCTTTGCTCAAGAAAGGAGTGGAGCTGTCAGGAGGTTTTGATATTGCAGATTTGTTCCCTTCGCGAAAAGGTATACATTTCATAACTGGGATGAAATCTAAGTTGGAGCATATGCACAAGGAGCTGGACAAGATCTTAGAAAACATCATCAACGAGCATCAATCAAACCAAGACAAGGGTGAAACTCTCGTTGATGTTCTTCTGGGTATACAACAAAATGAAGATCTCGAGTTCCCAATAACAAACGACAACATCAAAGCTGTGATATGG GACATGTTTGGTGCTGGGACTGATACTTCAGCAACGATAATAGAGTGGGCTATGTCAGAGTTGATGAAGAACCCAAGAGTAATGGAGAAAGCACAAGCTGAAATACGAGAAGCTTTCAGGGGTAAGGAAACGCTTGACGAGACTGATGTACATAAACTTAGTTACTTGAAATTAGTGATCAAAGAAACCATGAGATTACACCCACCTGGTGCTTTGTTGCTCCCGCGAGAATGCAGGGAACCGTGCAAGATTGGTGGGTATGAAATACCTATCAAGACTAAAGTGATAGTAAATGCTTGGGCACTTGGAAGAGATCCCAACCATTGGTATGATCCTGAGAAGTTCGTACCTGAGAGGTTTCATGACACAAGTGTTGATTTTAAAGGGAACAACTTTGAGTACATCCCTTTTGGGGCAGGAAGGAGAATATGCCCTGGCATTTTACTTGGCTTAGCTAATATTGAACTTCCTCTAGTTGCATTACTCTACCACTTTAATTGGGAACTCCCAAATGGAATGGACCCTGAGGACTTGGACATGAATGAAACATTTGGAGCTGCTGTGGGAAGGAAAAACAACTTGTATCTGATTCCAATTCCATATAATTATGCCCTTCACTGTGATGCCAATGTCAATTGA